One Lepus europaeus isolate LE1 chromosome 7, mLepTim1.pri, whole genome shotgun sequence DNA segment encodes these proteins:
- the LOC133763947 gene encoding olfactory receptor 8B3-like: protein MALGNGSSVTEFILMGLTDRPDLQLLLFFLFLVIYIVTVLGNLSLVILIGLNSELHTPMYFFLFNLSFIDLCYSSVFTPKMLMNFISKKNVISYTGCMTQLYFYSFFVISECYVLMSMAYDRYVAICNPLLYNIAMSPKVCSNLLFGSYMMAFSGAMAHTGCMLRLTFCNANTINHYFCDILPVMQLSCTSTYVNELEVFIVAGINIIVPSLTIFLSYGFILSSIFQINSIEGRSKAFSTCSSHIIAVILFFGSGAFMYLKPSSAGTMDEGKISSVFYTNVVPMMNPLIYSLRNKDVQFALRRTLNRRKFCSKIVCSL from the coding sequence ATGGCTCTTGGAAATGGATCTTCTGTGACTGAATTCATTCTGATGGGGTTAACAGACCGGCCAGATCTCCAACTTCTCCTGTTCTTCCTGTTTCTAGTCATTTATATAGTCACTGTGTTGGGAAATTTGAGCTTGGTAATTTTAATTGGGTTGAATTCAGAACTGCACACTCCCAtgtacttttttctctttaacttgTCCTTCATAGACCTCTGCTATTCTTCTGTGTTTACACCCAAAATGCTGATGAACTTCATCTCAAAGAAGAATGTTATCTCTTACACGGGATGCATGACCCAGTTAtacttttactctttttttgtcatttctgaATGCTATGTACTCATGTCAATGGCCTATGATCGTTATGTGGCCATTTGTAATCCACTTCTCTATAACATAGCCATGTCGCCTAAAGTATGTTCCAACCTTTTGTTTGGTTCATACATGATGGCCTTTTCAGGTGCCATGGCCCACACTGGATGCATGCTGAGACTGACCTTCTGCAACGCAAACACCATCAACCACTATTTCTGTGACATCCTCCCAGTGATGCAGCTCTCCTGCACCAGCACATATGTCAACGAACTGGAGGTTTTCATTGTGGCTGGCATCAACATCATTGTGCCAAGCCTCACCATCTTTCTCTCTTATGGTTTCATTCTCTCcagcatctttcaaataaactcaaTTGAGGGTAGGTCCAAAGCCTTCAGCACCTGCAGTTCTCACATAATTGCTGTTATTCTTTTCTTTGGGTCAGGTGCATTCATGTatcttaagccatcttctgctgggaCCATGGATGAGGGTAAAATCTCCTCTGTGTTTTACACCAATGTGGTTCCCATGATGAATCCCCTAATCTATAGTCTGCGGAACAAAGATGTTCAATTTGCACTGAGAAGAACCCTGAATAGAAGAAAATTTTGTTCAAAAATTGTATGTTCTTTATAG
- the LOC133763949 gene encoding olfactory receptor 8B3-like, with protein sequence MAPGNGSLVTEFTLKGLTDQPDLQLPLFFLFLLMYAVTVLGNLSLVTLIGLHSHLHTPMYFFLFNLFLVDLCYSSVFTPKMLVNFVSERNIISYMGCMVQLYFFLFFVISECYVLTSMAYDRYVAICNPLLYTIVMSPKVCFSLMLGSYLMAFSGATTHTGCMLRLTFCNANTINHYFCDILPVMQLSCTSTHINELMVFIMAGINIIVPSLIIFLSYGFILSSILHVNSTEGRSKAFSTCSSHVIAVSLFYGSGAVMYLKPSSAGTLDEGKIFSVCYTNVIPMMNPLIYSLRNKDVKIALRKTLGKVVVQNNLDQFWTEAILFSTSKEEFPLMSIGEWMLS encoded by the exons ATGGCTCCTGGGAATGGCTCCCTTGTGACTGAGTTCACCCTGAAAGGATTAACAGACCAGCCAGATCTCCAGCTGCCCCTGTTCTTCCTGTTTCTTCTCATGTACGCGGTCACTGTGCTGGGAAATTTGAGCTTGGTGACTCTGATTGGGCTGCACTCACACCTTCACACCCCCATGTACTTTTTCCTCTTCAATTTGTTCCTCGTTGACCTCTGTTATTCTTCTGTATTTACACCCAAAATGCTGGTGAACTTTGTTTCAGAGAGGAATATTATATCATACATGGGGTGCATGGTGCAGCTCTacttttttctgttctttgtcaTTTCTGAATGCTATGTGCTGACATCAATGGCCTATGatcgctatgtggccatctgtaaCCCACTTCTCTATACCATAGTCATGTCCCCTAAAGTGTGTTTCAGCCTTATGCTTGGTTCATACCTGATGGCCTTTTCAGGTGCCACGACCCACACAGGATGCATGCTGAGACTGACCTTCTGCAACGCAAACACCATCAACCACTATTTCTGTGACATCCTCCCAGTGATGCAGCTCTCCTGCACCAGCACACACATCAATGAATTGATGGTTTTCATTATGGCTGGCATCAACATCATTGTGCCCAGCCTCATCATCTTTCTCTCTTATGGCTTCATTCTCTCCAGCATCCTCCATGTCAATTCTACTGAAGGCAGGTCCAAAGCCTTCAGCACCTGCAGTTCTCATGTAATTGCTGTTTCTCTGTTTTATGGATCAGGAGCAGTAATGTAtcttaagccatcctctgctggaaCACTGGATGAGGGAAAAATTTTTTCTGTCTGTTACACAAATGTGATTCCCATGATGAATCCGTTAATCTACAGCTTGAGGAACAAAGATGTTAAAATTGCCCTGAGAAAAACCTT AGGCAAGGTAGTAGTGCAGAATAATCTAGATCAGTTCTGGACAGAAGCAATTCTATTTAGCACATCTAAAGAGGAATTTCCCCTAATGTCTATTGGAGAATGGATGTTATCTTAA
- the LOC133763950 gene encoding olfactory receptor 8B3 → MLAGNNSLVTEFILAGLTDHPELQQPLFYLFLMIYIVTLVGNCGLITLIGLNSHLHTPMYYFLFNLSFIDLCYSSVFTPKMLVNFVSEKNIISYVECMTQLFFFLFFVISECYMLTSMAYDRYVAICNPLLYKVTMSHQLCSVLAFAAYVMGLAGATAHTGCMLRLTFCNANVINHYFCDILPLLQLSCTSTYVNEVVVLIVVGINITVPSFTILISYIFILTSILHIQSTQGRSKAFSTCSSHIVAISLFFGSAAFMYLTYSSPESMDQGKVSSVFYTNVGPMLNPLIYSLRNKDVKVAMRKALSKLQMRNLL, encoded by the coding sequence ATGCTGGCTGGAAACAACTCCTTGGTTACCGAATTTATTCTTGCTGGATTGACTGATCATCCCGAGCTACAACAGCCTCTATTTTACCTGTTTCTAATGATCTATATTGTCACCCTGGTGGGCAACTGTGGCTTGATCACTCTTATTGGTCTAAATTCTCACCTCCACACCCCTATGTATTATTTCCTCTTCAACCTCTCCTTCATTGACCTTTGTTACTCTTCTGttttcacccccaaaatgttGGTGAACTTTGTATCAGAGAAGAACATCATCTCCTATGTTGAGTGCATGACtcagctgtttttctttctcttttttgttatcTCTGAATGCTATATGTTGACCTCAATGGCATATGatcgctatgtggccatctgtaaCCCCCTGCTGTACAAGGTCACCATGTCCCATCAGCTGTGTTCTGTGCTGGCTTTTGCTGCGTATGTGATGGGACTTGCTGGAGCCACTGCCCACACAGGGTGCATGCTTAGACTAACCTTCTGCAATGCCAATGTCATCAACCACTACTTTTGTGACATACTCCCTCTTCTCCAACTTTCTTGCACCAGCACCTATGTCAATGAGGTGGTAGTTCTCATTGTTGTGGGCATTAATATCACAGTACCCAGTTTCACCATCCTCATTTCTTACATTTTCATCCTCACTAGCATTCTTCATATCCAATCTACTCAAGGACGATCCAAAGCCTTCAGCACCTGTAGTTCTCATATTGTTGCTATTTCCCTCTTCTTTGGATCAGCAGCATTCATGTACCTTACATACTCTTCTCCTGAATCTATGGACCAAGGAAaagtttcttctgttttctaCACTAATGTAGGACCAATGCTCAATCCTCTGATCTATAGTTTGAGGAACAAGGACGTCAAAGTTGCAATGAGGAAAGCCCTAAGTAAACTTCAGATGAGAAATCTATTATAA